The Anaerolineales bacterium region GTATCCGGTGAGGGAGAGTTCGGGGAAGACCAGTAAATCTGATTTTTGGTTTTTGGCTTGCCTGATGAAATCGAGGTGTTTTTCGAGATTTGCCTCGACATCCCCTAATTTGGTCGCGATCTGGGCGAGCGCAAGGTTGAGTTTCATTTTGGGAATCTTACCACCAAAAATCATTGCCCTGTTCGCAGTTCGGGAGTATCATGGTGGGGCGATTTCAACTACACTCACCAATAACAGATCGCATATTTATCGGGTGTTGCCTGTCGAACACGGTCCTGTTTTCGAGGAGATTGAAAAATGGATCCGATTACTCTGGCTTCTACCGCTACGGCGATTTTGATTCCATATATCACGAAAATCGGGGAGAATATTGCCAACGAGGCAGGCAAGGGCCTGTGGGATTTGATCCTTGAAAATTTCAGGGAAAAACCCGCCGCTTCTGCCACTGCTGACGATTTTGCCCAAAAAGCCGACAACAAGGAAAATCAGACAGCATTCGGCGCTCAGCTCACGAAAGCGTTGAAAGAAGATCCTCAATTCTTGAACGAAGTTGAAAAACTCGTACGCCGGATCCAGGAGATGGATACCGGAACAAAGACCGGGACTCAGATTCACATTGAGGGTACGCACGCCTCAGAAAACTCCAGCATTAACATGATTGTGGGGACAAATAACTCGATCTCGAGCAATTCCCAAAAAACACATCCAACGCGCAAGGGCAAAAAAGGGACTAAAAGAAACTAAGCGAACCACAGGCGGGTAAGCGTATGCAAAAAAAATTCACGCGAACTCCGGCGATTTCGTCGGTAACCGATCCAAGGGTTCACATCGAAAGATTGATTGCCGAAAAGGGTGCTTCGGTAAACATAATCGTCGGCGACAACAACACGATTGGTTTTTCATTGGACGAACTCCACGGGGTACTCGCCAATTATCGTCGAAAACCGTCTATTACCCGTCACAAATTGACTCCCAAACCTCCGCGCGCGCCAATGGATTTTGTTGGTCGCGAGCGAGAGTTGGGAGTTTTGGATCAAAGCATTTCCAAGAAGGAGGCGATCGTCGTCTACAGCCCGGACGGGATGGGAAAAACTGCGCTTGTAAAAAAAGCAGCCAATGGCAAGTCGGCAAAAAATTTACCGGACGGAGTTATATACAAGGAAGCATTAGACGATACAGGGGAGGAATTAAGTTACCCGGATCTTGTTCAAAGTTTGTTCGACGGTCTATACGAATCCGACCCACAATATAAGGTAAGCGAAACCGCAGCGCGAACACGCCTTTCAAGTACGCGTCCTTTGGTTGTGTTGGACCGTTTTGAACTTCCGCAATCCGATATGGAAAAATTGGCGGATCTTTTTCCAAAGGGGTCAGTTATCGTTGCCACGCGGACCCAGCCAATCGGTTCAAGCAGTTTTAGGTCGCTTCCGCTTGAACCGCTCGACCATGCAGATGCGATGCAACTCTTCGCGGTTAAATCAGGTTTGAATCAGCAGGATACCCAGATGGCTTCTTTGATGGATCAAATTTGTCGCCTGCTTCATGATTTTCCGCTTGCCATCACAGTCACAGCCGAACTGATCGCAAGCAAGAAAATTACTCCTGCGGAAGCGCTCGATAAACTCAATATGTTTCTGTCGAATCCAAACTACGCGGCGCGGTCGCCTATTCAGCAAGCCTACACGATGATGTACACCCTCCTCAATAAAGACCAGCAAGACATGTTGGCGTACACTGCGGCAGCGCCGGGCATTTCAGCAGATCGAGCGTGGCTCGAACGCGTCGCTGGTGGAGAAGCAACGTCAAAATCGTTGGAAACGCTGGGTCTACTCAAAGCAAATAGTCCGCGCCTTAGGCTGGCGGAAGGGCTTCGTCAGATCGTTCAAAGCAACAGGAACGATATCCATGCTCTGCAAAACGAACTAATGACGGAATTGCTCAACCAATTAAAAACAAGAGTTCTTGATCTCGAATATCTGACTAGCGAACTAGGGAACATCCTTGGTCTAATGCAAATCGCCTTCTATAAAAAACAATGGCGGAATACCGTCGCGCTTGGCATGGCGGTTGACCCCTATCTCACCGTACAGGGATTTTGGGACGCTTGGGAGCGCGTCCTGAAAATGATCCTTGAAGCCGGGCAAAATCTCAACGACATCGCGGTCGAAAGTTGGGCGCTGCATCAACTTGGATCGCGCAATATCGGCACAGGTGATTTCGCACAGGCGCACAAATTGCTCGTGCGCGCCTTGAAGTTACGAGAGTCGTCGGGCGATGAGATCGGCGCAGAATTCACAAGACACAATCTCCGCTTACTAACCTTACCGCCGAAAAACGACGGCAGCGACAATGGCGGAGGGGATATCATTTCGTGGATACGAAGAGGAGGCGGACAGGTTTTTCTAGCGCCTATCGCTTTTGCGATCGTTGCCGCGTTGCTCTACTATATTTTTGTATACCTTCCCGCGCACCGTCTCGATCTAACAATCACAGCCCAGCAGATGATCCACCTCGATTCGACTCAGGATAGTATTCGGTATACGTATACGATCACGAATACTTCTGCTAAGTCGGTAAACTTCCCCATCCGCATCATTAGCGAGACTGCCGCTATAGAAAATTGTATCTCGACCGAATTTTCCACCAAGCAAACAGCAACACTGAAAGGAGGCGAGTCTGTGACCTGCGTTGTAGATTATCCTATCGCGCCCGCCGATACAGACCTCGGTATGATAACCAATCGGGCGCAGGCGCAATCCGACGATAAGATTCTGTCGAATTCTTTTGTGCTCACCACTCCCCTCGATAAACCTGCTCCCTCATTGCTCCTCTCAGTTGTTACAGACATACAAAGTTTCAATCACGTGGAACAGGTGATCACATATACCTACACGCTCATCAACCGAGGTAACACATTTTTGGACATCACGAAATTGGTGGATGACCAAATAGATGTAGGTTGCGATGTTCTCGAAACACGCGAAGACGAAATAATGCGCCTTTCTTCAGGCAACACGATTCGATGCATGGGCAGATACACAGTTTTGCAGGAGGATATTGACCGAGGCGCAGTAGTCAAAACCGCGCAGGCAATCGCGGGAGAGGTGGAGTCAAATAAGGTCACAACAACAACGTACGCTGAAATCCAGCCAGCGCTCAAACTCACCACAACCGCAGAGCCGTCCACGTACGAACGCGTCGGACAAGAAATCACGTTTAAATATTTAGTAGAAAATATTGGCAACAACACTCTCGAATCAATCCCTGCCATTCGCGACGATCATGGAATGAATTCAATCTGTTCAAATGGCGTCTCTGGTGAGTTCGTCGCACTGCCGCCTAAATCAGTGATTGAATGTACTGCAAAGTATTCGATCGATCAACAAGATTTGGACGCCGGGTCACTAACGGATAGGGCTGTCGCAGTGATCGGCGAAGTGATATCCAATGAATCCACGATTACAATTTCAGCGAATCAACGCCCGGAACTCGCGCTGACCATTTCGGCTAGCCCGGGCGCGTACAGCCACCCGGGCGACGTAATAACCTACACTTACACCGTTATCAATAGCGGAAATGTCACCCTTGATCCAAGCCTGCTAAGCATTACCGACAAGCATCCCGCGCGGGAGTTGACAATTCCGTGCGATTCAAACCCAACCCCATTCCTTCCAAACACTACCCGGACTTGCTCAACAACGTATTCGATCGTAGTAACCGATATTGACGCCAAATCCATAGTCAGTCAAGCCAACGCCGCCGCCGCTTTTGGCGAAAAGGCTGTCTCTTCGCCAACCACATCAACGAGAATCGCCTTGCAATGCCCGGGTCTTCCTAACGGTTGGACAACCTATCGGGTAGGCAATGAAAAAACACTGGATCAAATCACTAGCCATTATGCAGTAGCCCCATCAGTTTTTCAGGATTGGAACTGCATGGGCTCTAGAACCAATTTAACGCCGGGAGAAAGGATATACGTCCCCTATCTTGTCAGCATTCGCGGGCTGGTTTATCAGAGTCCGAATCGAGACAAAACGCTCTCCGGCTTCACAATCACTTTGGATAATCAGTTTGGAAGCAGGATTGCCTCGATGGTCACCCAAGCGGATGGCAAATACATCTTTTCAAATCTACTGCCTGGATATTATATGGTTCTAGGTGTGCAGGTCATGGCAACGGAATCCGTCCAACAAGATTTCGGGATTGTCCCTTTGCCGTGATATTCTGCATGTCGAAAACAAAAAAACGCGTCCACTTGGACGCGTCAATGATAGCAGCGGGAAGGGAGGGATTCGAACCCTCGGTGGACCGAAGCCCACAACGGTTTTCGAGACCGTCCCATTCAACCACTCTGGCACCTTCCCGGTTCAATTGTGCGGCGGGAATTATATCTCAGATTTCATCGCTGTCATGCAGGTCGGGGTAAAACACATCGTGCATGTTCTGCTCGGCTAATTTTTCCATCAACGGCTTGGCTCCCTTTTCCTCGCCATGCACAAGATACACTTTTTTCACAGCCTTCTTCACCGTGGTCGCGTACTTGATCAACAAATCTTGCCCCGCGTGACCGGACAAGCCGCCGATCGTCGCCACCTCCGCGTTGACCGTGTACGGTTCTCCGAAAATTTTGATCTGCTTCTCCCGGTCGGCGATTCGACGCCCCAGCGTGTACGGCGCCTGCCACGAAACGATGCAGACCGTGTTCTTCGAGTCTTCGATATTGTTGCGAAGATGATGTAGAATGCGCCCCGTCTCCGCCATACCCGAAGCGGAGATGATCACCATCGGATCGGTGCGCTTATTCAATGCCTTCGATTCCTCGACAGAATGAGTATACGTCAGCATCTTGAAATCCAACGCGGGATGCCGCGCTTCCTCAACGAATTTGCGCGTCTCTGCATCGAAAACTTCCGGGTGACGCATAAACACTTCCGAGGCGTTCACCGCCAGCGGACTATCCACAAAGACAGGCACGCGCGGCACGTCGCCGTCGTGCATCATCATGTTTAGGTTATAGACCAGTTCCTGCGTGCGCCCCACTGCAAAGGCAGGGATAATCACCTTGCCGCCGCGCTTGATCGTCCGTCGAACCACGTCGCGAAATTCATCAAACGCCTCGCTCGGATCGTGATGCCGCTTATCGCCATAGGTACATTCCATCAACAGATAATCCACCGGCTCCGGCAAGATCGGGTCGCGCAACAAAGGCAAACCATAGCGACCAATATCCCCTGAAAACCAGAAGCGGATCTTCCTCCCCTTTTCCTCGATCTCCAGTGAAATAGCCGCCGAACCAAGAATATGACCCGCCTCCACAAATTTCACAGTCACGCCGGGAATCGGCTCAAACGACTGGCTATAATTCACGCCGCGAAAAAGACTGGCGGCTTGCCGAGCGTCTGCCTCGGTATACAACGGCTCGATCAACGACTCGCCGCGCTCCGATTTCTTTCGATTCACAAACTCCGCATCCGATTCTTGAATCCGCCCCGAATCAGCCATCATGATCGTCGCCAGATCAACCGTCGCGTGCGTCGCATAGATCGGACCTTCATAGCCTTTTTTCACAAGGTTCGGCAGATTCCCGCAATGATCAATATGCGCGTGAGAAAGAATGACCGCGTCCACGCTCCGAGGATCGTATGAAAAATTCAAGTTGCGAGCATATGATTCGTCCCTGCGCCCCTGATACAACCCACAATCCAAAAGAAGACGATGCTCATTGATCTCCAACAAATGCTGACTACCTGTTACCGTATGCGCCGCGCCGTGAAAATTAATTCGCATCTCTCTCAGCCTCCAAACAAACTCAAAATTTGTGCGCCGTACGAACGGAACCGCCACGGCGAATCGACCATCGCCGCTTCAAGTTCACGCAACGTCTGCGGCGGATTTTCTGCAAACATGCCTACATACATCTTCGGCAAAATGATATCCGACTCAACCTTCGACTCCTGAGCGATTTTTTTTCGCCAATTCTTCAATTTTTCGAGACGTTTCAACACCGCGTCACTCGGACGTTTTGGCTGCTCCAGTTTCACCAGCGGATTCGCCGCCCCGCGCTTCGCCGCCGCGATCATCGCCCCACCCCACAAACGGATCTGCTTTTGGCTGAGTCCAATATCCGCAAGGTCAACGTCTTTCTCCGGCGCCCTTTTTGCGATCTCCAGCAAAAGATTATCGTCAATGACCTTGAACGGCGGACGATCCAACTTCTCAGCGATGGCATCCCGGCTGTGGCACAACTCCGAAAGGATAGTCAAGTCGCGCAAACTTACTTCCTTGCGAGCGCTAAACCTTTTCCAAGAGGAACCGTTGAGTTTCTCCCGCGTATCTTCCACCTTGCAACCACGCGCGAAGTCTTCGAGGGCGAGTTCCCAGCGGCCTTTTTCGCGCAGTTCAGCCTCAAGCAAATCGCGTAGGATAAATAGATAATGCGTATCTTGCCGCGCATAATTGATTTGCGCGGGCGTCAACGGCCTGGCGCCCCAATCCGCTTTTTGATGCCGCTTGTCCATCTTCAACTGGAATTTTTCCGCCAACAAGGTGTCCAATCCGACTGCGGGATAACCCAAGACGCGCGCCGCATGCATCGTATCGAACAGGTTGATAAATTCAAACCCGTAATCGCGACGCAGGCAGATCAAATCATATTCAGAGGCATGGAAGACCTTCTCGATTTTTGGGCTCTTGAAAATTGGAGCCAGCGGGCTAAGATCGGAGACCGCAAAGGGATCTACCACATAATCATGGCGCGGCGTAGAAAATTGTATCAGGCACACGCGTTCGCGATACGCGTGCAGGCTATTGGATTCGGTGTCGACCGCCACGCGCGGCTGTGCGGATACATCTTTCAGCATGGCTTGAAATAACTGGTTTGTGTTGACCCAGACAGGAGGAGCAAGCAACTCGGTCATAATAACAACGGGACTATTGTAAACTCAAACCGTCAAATTAAGTTACAACGATTTCTCCATCACCAATCCATCTTCCCCATCTTTGTAATATCCCCGCCAGATGTCTGTTGTGCGATAGCCTTCACGTTCGTACAACGATATCGCGCCGAGATTGGAAACGCGGACCGTAAGTTTCATCCTCCTTGCTTGGATTTGCGATTCGCACCTTCGTAACAACGCCCGCCCAATGCCGCGCCGCTGAAAGCGTGGATCAACTGCAAGGGTGGCGATCCAAGCCTCCCCGTGAGGATGACGCGTCTCGCCTGCCGCAAATCCGATCATCTGGCTGTCATCCACAGCCTTGATCCGAAACACGTCGGGCCACGAAAGGACAGCGATCAAGTCAAGCAACGACCAGGCGTCCTTGTCAAAGCAGAGACGTTCGAGTTTACGCAGAGCGTTCAAATCGAGGAGCGAGGCGGGAAGAATCTCCACAGCGATGAAATTTTATCAAACAAAAAAGTAGAAAGTGGAACTACTTTCCACTTTCTACTTTTTACTTTCTACGTGTTTACTTGTCTACCTGTCTACGTGCTTACCCGATCACTTCTTCCCCAAGAAATTATCCAGCATACTCGTGAACTCCATCGGGAAGATATATTTCGTGGACGGGCTTGCGCCGATAGACTTCAACGTCTCGAAATATTGAAGCGTCATCGTCTTCTGATCAACGGACTTGGCGGCGGCGAAGATCTGCTCGAGCGCTTGCGCGAAACCTTCCGCGCGTAACAGCTGAGAGGTCTTCTCGCCTTCCGCCGCGAGGATGGCGGATTGCTTCTGCCCTTCCGCGCGCAAGATGTTGGATTGCTTTTCGCCTTCCGCGACGTTGACCGCCGCTTCGCGCGTACCAGTGGATTCGGTCACGACTGCGCGGCGGATACGCTCAGCCGACATCTGCCGGTTCATCGCGTCTTGCACATCACGCGGCGGGATGATCTCACGGATTTCCACGTTGGTCACTTTGACGCCCCAACGTTCGGTCACTTCATCGAGACGCGTGCGGAGCATATTGTTGATGTGTTCGCGCTCCGATAGCACATCATCCAGCGGGATACCGCCGATGACCGCGCGCAGCGTAGTCGCCGCGATACCTG contains the following coding sequences:
- a CDS encoding MBL fold metallo-hydrolase; the protein is MRINFHGAAHTVTGSQHLLEINEHRLLLDCGLYQGRRDESYARNLNFSYDPRSVDAVILSHAHIDHCGNLPNLVKKGYEGPIYATHATVDLATIMMADSGRIQESDAEFVNRKKSERGESLIEPLYTEADARQAASLFRGVNYSQSFEPIPGVTVKFVEAGHILGSAAISLEIEEKGRKIRFWFSGDIGRYGLPLLRDPILPEPVDYLLMECTYGDKRHHDPSEAFDEFRDVVRRTIKRGGKVIIPAFAVGRTQELVYNLNMMMHDGDVPRVPVFVDSPLAVNASEVFMRHPEVFDAETRKFVEEARHPALDFKMLTYTHSVEESKALNKRTDPMVIISASGMAETGRILHHLRNNIEDSKNTVCIVSWQAPYTLGRRIADREKQIKIFGEPYTVNAEVATIGGLSGHAGQDLLIKYATTVKKAVKKVYLVHGEEKGAKPLMEKLAEQNMHDVFYPDLHDSDEI
- a CDS encoding ribonuclease D, with amino-acid sequence MTELLAPPVWVNTNQLFQAMLKDVSAQPRVAVDTESNSLHAYRERVCLIQFSTPRHDYVVDPFAVSDLSPLAPIFKSPKIEKVFHASEYDLICLRRDYGFEFINLFDTMHAARVLGYPAVGLDTLLAEKFQLKMDKRHQKADWGARPLTPAQINYARQDTHYLFILRDLLEAELREKGRWELALEDFARGCKVEDTREKLNGSSWKRFSARKEVSLRDLTILSELCHSRDAIAEKLDRPPFKVIDDNLLLEIAKRAPEKDVDLADIGLSQKQIRLWGGAMIAAAKRGAANPLVKLEQPKRPSDAVLKRLEKLKNWRKKIAQESKVESDIILPKMYVGMFAENPPQTLRELEAAMVDSPWRFRSYGAQILSLFGG
- a CDS encoding GNAT family N-acetyltransferase — translated: MEILPASLLDLNALRKLERLCFDKDAWSLLDLIAVLSWPDVFRIKAVDDSQMIGFAAGETRHPHGEAWIATLAVDPRFQRRGIGRALLRRCESQIQARRMKLTVRVSNLGAISLYEREGYRTTDIWRGYYKDGEDGLVMEKSL
- a CDS encoding SPFH domain-containing protein — protein: MEILTSSAVCLVGALLVIGFIFLANAIRIVPEYQRLVVFRLGRSVGPKGPGIILLIPVIDRAVKVDLREQVREVPHQTSITKDNAPISIDFLWYYKVLDPAESVLQVGNFESAAAGIAATTLRAVIGGIPLDDVLSEREHINNMLRTRLDEVTERWGVKVTNVEIREIIPPRDVQDAMNRQMSAERIRRAVVTESTGTREAAVNVAEGEKQSNILRAEGQKQSAILAAEGEKTSQLLRAEGFAQALEQIFAAAKSVDQKTMTLQYFETLKSIGASPSTKYIFPMEFTSMLDNFLGKK